In the genome of Tripterygium wilfordii isolate XIE 37 chromosome 19, ASM1340144v1, whole genome shotgun sequence, one region contains:
- the LOC119985927 gene encoding putative glycosyltransferase 7 codes for MVSPDYSRCQASPMAKHTVRNKASAYLADGFLFLGGAFLAVLIFWFFWSFTSPSSDPNLGFETTLTESKTTTEMNCQQGTVKEDITRDPPDETFYDDPELTYSLGKSITDWDEKRKEWLKRHPSFIKGARDRVVMVTGSQPSPCKNPIGDHMLLRFFKNKVDYCRIHGYDIFYNSAVLQPVMKSYWGKLPVVRAAMLAHPEAEWIWWVDSDALFTDMEFKLPFERYRNHNLVVHGWENLIYQKRSWTALNAGVFLIRNCQWSMDFMDVWASMGPMTPDYDKWGQILQSTFKDKLFPESDDQTALIYLLYKERDKYWDNIYLEGEYYLEGYWVDIVPTYANISGRYDETEMAAPPLRRRHAEKVSEQYGAFREKYLEGAGNGRGSWRRPFVTHFTGCQPCSGNHNKMYAGETCWNGMVRALNFADNQVLRKYGFIHPDLLDSSTVTPVPFDYPA; via the coding sequence ATGGTCTCCCCTGACTACTCTCGGTGTCAAGCTTCTCCCATGGCCAAACACACAGTACGCAACAAAGCCTCTGCCTATCTCGCAGATGGCTTCCTCTTCCTAGGCGGTGCATTTCTCGCCGTCTTGATCTTCTGGTTTTTCTGGTCCTTTACAAGCCCCAGTTCTGACCCAAATCTAGGATTTGAAACCACGCTCACCGAATCAAAAACCACAACCGAAATGAACTGCCAACAGGGTACTGTAAAGGAGGACATCACTCGCGACCCACCCGACGAGACATTCTACGACGATCCAGAACTCACTTATTCACTTGGGAAATCGATTACAGATTGGGACGAGAAACGCAAAGAATGGCTGAAGCGCCACCCGTCGTTCATTAAGGGAGCTCGTGATCGTGTGGTTATGGTGACTGGATCGCAGCCATCTCCTTGTAAGAACCCAATCGGCGACCATATGCTTCTGCGTTTCTTCAAGAACAAGGTCGATTACTGTAGAATCCACGGTTACGATATCTTTTACAACAGTGCGGTGCTGCAACCGGTGATGAAGTCGTACTGGGGCAAGCTGCCGGTCGTTCGAGCGGCGATGCTGGCTCACCCGGAGGCCGAGTGGATCTGGTGGGTTGACTCAGATGCCTTGTTCACCGACATGGAGTTCAAGCTCCCATTCGAGCGTTACAGGAATCACAACCTGGTGGTTCACGGGTGGGAAAATCTGATATACCAGAAGAGAAGTTGGACGGCTCTGAATGCCGGTGTTTTTCTTATCAGGAATTGTCAGTGGTCCATGGACTTCATGGATGTATGGGCCAGCATGGGCCCAATGACCCCAGACTATGACAAGTGGGGCCAGATTTTACAATCAACGTTCAAGGACAAGCTTTTTCCGGAATCAGACGATCAGACGGCTCTGATTTATCTGCTCTACAAAGAAAGAGACAAGTACTGGGACAACATTTACTTGGAGGGAGAGTATTACTTGGAAGGGTACTGGGTGGATATAGTGCCGACGTACGCCAACATCAGCGGGCGGTACGATGAGACGGAGATGGCGGCGCCGCCGTTGAGGAGGCGACACGCGGAGAAGGTGAGCGAGCAATACGGTGCGTTCAGGGAAAAGTATCTGGAGGGAGCTGGAAACGGAAGAGGAAGTTGGAGGAGGCCGTTTGTCACGCATTTCACGGGTTGCCAGCCCTGCAGTGGGAACCACAACAAGATGTACGCTGGAGAGACGTGTTGGAATGGCATGGTTAGGGCGCTTAATTTCGCCGACAATCAGGTGCTGCGTAAGTATGGGTTCATACACCCGGATTTACTGGATTCTTCCACTGTGACTCCCGTACCGTTTGATTATCCAGCTTGA